In one window of Canis aureus isolate CA01 chromosome 25, VMU_Caureus_v.1.0, whole genome shotgun sequence DNA:
- the GPD1 gene encoding glycerol-3-phosphate dehydrogenase [NAD(+)], cytoplasmic isoform X2, whose translation MAGKRVCIIGSGNWGSAIAKIVGGNAAQLSHFDPRVTMWVFEEDVGGRKLTEIINTQHENVKYLPGHKLPPNVVAVPDVVQAATDADILIFVVPHQFIGKICGQLKGHLKANAIGVSLIKGIDEGPKGLKLISEVIGEHLGIPMSVLMGANIANEVADDKFCETTIGCKDQTQGQLLKMLMQTPNFRITVVKEVDTVEICGALKNIVAVGAGFCDGLGFGDNTKAAVIRLGLMEMIAFAKLFCSGPVSCDTFLESCGVADLITTCYGGRNRKVAEAFARTGKSIEQLEKEMLNGQKLQGPLTARELHQVLKHKGMVDNRYPEANPPVP comes from the exons ATGGCTGGCAAGCGAGTCTGCATTATAGGCTCCGGCAACTG gGGCTCAGCTATTGCCAAGATTGTGGGTGGCAATGCAGCCCAGCTGTCACACTTTGACCCACGGGTGACCATGTGGGTGTTTGAGGAAGATGTCGGGGGGAGAAAGCTGACAGAGATCATCAACACGCAGCACGAGAATGTCAAATACCTGCCAGGGCACAAGCTGCCCCCCAACGTG GTGGCTGTCCCAGACGTGGTCCAGGCTGCCACGGACGCTGACATCCTGATCTTTGTGGTGCCCCATCAGTTCATCGGCAAGATTTGTGGTCAGCTCAAGGGCCACCTGAAGGCAAATGCCATTGGTGTATCTCTTATTAAG GGGATAGACGAGGGCCCTAAGGGGCTGAAGCTCATCTCTGAAGTGATTGGGGAGCACCTTGGCATCCCCATGAGTGTGCTGATGGGGGCAAACATTGCCAACGAGGTGGCTGATGACAAGTTCTGTGAGACAACCATTG GCTGCAAGGACCAGACCCAAGGACAACTTCTGAAAATGCTGATGCAGACGCCCAATTTCCGCATCACAGTTGTAAAAGAGGTGGATACGGTGGAGATCTGTGGGGCCTTAAAG AATATAGTGGCCGTGGGGGCTGGCTTCTGTGACGGCCTGGGCTTTGGCGACAACACCAAGGCAGCAGTGATCCGACTGGGGCTCATGGAGATGATCGCCTTTGCCAAGCTCTTCTGCAGCGGCCCTGTGTCCTGTGACACCTTCCTGGAGAGCTGCGGTGTTGCTGACCTCATCACTACCTGCTACGGAGGGCGGAACCGAAAGGTGGCCGAGGCCTTCGCCCGCACAGGAAAG TCCATTGAGCAGCTGGAGAAAGAGATGCTGAATGGCCAGAAGCTGCAGGGGCCCCTGACAGCCCGGGAGCTGCACCAAGTCCTCAAGCACAAGGGCATGGTGGACAA CCGCTATCCGGAGGCCAACCCCCCTGTACCCTGA
- the SMARCD1 gene encoding SWI/SNF-related matrix-associated actin-dependent regulator of chromatin subfamily D member 1 isoform X3, translated as MLPGSRMTPQGPSMGPPGYGGNPSVRPGLAQSGMDQSRKRPAPQQIQQVQQQAVQNRNHNAKKKKMADKILPQRIRELVPESQAYMDLLAFERKLDQTIMRKRLDIQEALKRPIKQKRKLRIFISNTFNPAKSDAEDGEGTVASWELRVEGRLLEDSALSKYDATKQKRKFSSFFKSLVIELDKDLYGPDNHLVEWHRTATTQETDGFQVKRPGDVNVRCTVLLMLDYQPPQFKLDPRLARLLGIHTQTRPVIIQALWQYIKTHKLQDPHEREFVICDKYLQQIFESQRMKFSEIPQRLHALLMPPEPIIINHVISVDPNDQKKTACYDIDVEVDDTLKTQMNSFLLSTASQQEIATLDNKIHETIETINQLKTQREFMLSFARDPQGFINDWLQSQCRDLKTMTDVVGNPEEERRAEFYFQPWAQEAVCRYFYSKVQQRRQELEQALGIRNT; from the exons ATGCTGCCAGGCAGCCGAATGACACCTCAGGGACCTTCCATGGGACCCCCTGGCTATGGGGGGAACCCTTCAGTCCGACCTGGCCTGGCCCAGTCAGGGATGGACCAGTCCCGCAAGAGACCTGCACCTCAGCAGATACAGCAGGTCCAGCAGCAGGCGGTCCAAAATCGAAACCACAA tgcaaagaaaaagaagatggctGACAAAATTCTACCTCAAAGG ATTCGTGAACTGGTACCAGAATCCCAGGCCTATATGGATCTCTTGGCTTTTGAAAGGAAGCTGGACCAGACTATCATGAGGAAACGGCTAGATATCCAGGAGGCCTTGAAACGTCCCATTAAG CAAAAACGGAAGCTGcgaattttcatttctaacactTTCAACCCGGCTAAGTCAGATGCCGAGGATGGGGAAGGGACGGTGGCTTCCTGGGAGCTTCGGGTAGAAGGACGGCTCCTGGAGGAT tCAGCCTTGTCCAAATATGATGCCACCAAACAAAAGAGgaaattctcttccttttttaagtcCTTGGTGATCGAACTGGACAAAGACCTGTATGGGCCAGACAACCATCTGGTAGAA TGGCACAGGACCGCCACTACCCAGGAGACGGATGGCTTCCAGGTGAAACGGCCAGGAGATGTGAATGTACGGTGTACTGTCCTCCTGATGCTAGACTACCAG CCTCCCCAGTTTAAATTAGACCCTCGTCTGGCTCGGCTCCTGGGCATCCACACCCAGACCCGTCCAGTGATCATCCAAGCACTGTGGCAATATATTAAGACACATAAGCTCCAGGACCCTCATGAGCGGGAGTTTGTCATCTGTGACAAGTACCTCCAGCAG ATCTTTGAGTCTCAACGTATGAAGTTTTCAGAGATCCCTCAGCGGCTCCATGCCTTGCTTATGCCACCAGAGCCCATCATCATTAATCATGTCATCAG TGTTGACCCAAATGATCAGAAAAAGACTGCTTGTTATGACATCGATGTGGAAGTGGATGATACTTTGAAGACTCAGATGAATTCTTTCCTGCTATCTACCGCCAGCCAGCAGGAGATTGCTACTCTAGACAACAAG atCCATGAGACAATAGAAACTATCAATCAGCTGAAGACCCAGCGGGAGTTCATGCTGAGCTTTGCCCGAGACCCTCAGGGTTTCATCAATGATTGGCTTCAGTCCCAGTGCCGGGACCTCAAG ACCATGACCGATGTGGTGGGTAACCCAGAGGAAGAACGCCGAGCTGAGTTTTACTtccagccttgggctcaggaggCCGTGTGCCGATACTTCTACTCCAAG GTGCAGCAGAGACGACAAGAATTAGAGCAAGCCCTGGGAATCCGAAATACATAG
- the SMARCD1 gene encoding SWI/SNF-related matrix-associated actin-dependent regulator of chromatin subfamily D member 1 isoform X2, which yields MKRGERGHRPGMLPGSRMTPQGPSMGPPGYGGNPSVRPGLAQSGMDQSRKRPAPQQIQQVQQQAVQNRNHNAKKKKMADKILPQRIRELVPESQAYMDLLAFERKLDQTIMRKRLDIQEALKRPIKQKRKLRIFISNTFNPAKSDAEDGEGTVASWELRVEGRLLEDSALSKYDATKQKRKFSSFFKSLVIELDKDLYGPDNHLVEWHRTATTQETDGFQVKRPGDVNVRCTVLLMLDYQPPQFKLDPRLARLLGIHTQTRPVIIQALWQYIKTHKLQDPHEREFVICDKYLQQIFESQRMKFSEIPQRLHALLMPPEPIIINHVISVDPNDQKKTACYDIDVEVDDTLKTQMNSFLLSTASQQEIATLDNKIHETIETINQLKTQREFMLSFARDPQGFINDWLQSQCRDLKTMTDVVGNPEEERRAEFYFQPWAQEAVCRYFYSKVQQRRQELEQALGIRNT from the exons ATGAAGCGGGGCGAGCGGGGGCAC AGACCAGGCATGCTGCCAGGCAGCCGAATGACACCTCAGGGACCTTCCATGGGACCCCCTGGCTATGGGGGGAACCCTTCAGTCCGACCTGGCCTGGCCCAGTCAGGGATGGACCAGTCCCGCAAGAGACCTGCACCTCAGCAGATACAGCAGGTCCAGCAGCAGGCGGTCCAAAATCGAAACCACAA tgcaaagaaaaagaagatggctGACAAAATTCTACCTCAAAGG ATTCGTGAACTGGTACCAGAATCCCAGGCCTATATGGATCTCTTGGCTTTTGAAAGGAAGCTGGACCAGACTATCATGAGGAAACGGCTAGATATCCAGGAGGCCTTGAAACGTCCCATTAAG CAAAAACGGAAGCTGcgaattttcatttctaacactTTCAACCCGGCTAAGTCAGATGCCGAGGATGGGGAAGGGACGGTGGCTTCCTGGGAGCTTCGGGTAGAAGGACGGCTCCTGGAGGAT tCAGCCTTGTCCAAATATGATGCCACCAAACAAAAGAGgaaattctcttccttttttaagtcCTTGGTGATCGAACTGGACAAAGACCTGTATGGGCCAGACAACCATCTGGTAGAA TGGCACAGGACCGCCACTACCCAGGAGACGGATGGCTTCCAGGTGAAACGGCCAGGAGATGTGAATGTACGGTGTACTGTCCTCCTGATGCTAGACTACCAG CCTCCCCAGTTTAAATTAGACCCTCGTCTGGCTCGGCTCCTGGGCATCCACACCCAGACCCGTCCAGTGATCATCCAAGCACTGTGGCAATATATTAAGACACATAAGCTCCAGGACCCTCATGAGCGGGAGTTTGTCATCTGTGACAAGTACCTCCAGCAG ATCTTTGAGTCTCAACGTATGAAGTTTTCAGAGATCCCTCAGCGGCTCCATGCCTTGCTTATGCCACCAGAGCCCATCATCATTAATCATGTCATCAG TGTTGACCCAAATGATCAGAAAAAGACTGCTTGTTATGACATCGATGTGGAAGTGGATGATACTTTGAAGACTCAGATGAATTCTTTCCTGCTATCTACCGCCAGCCAGCAGGAGATTGCTACTCTAGACAACAAG atCCATGAGACAATAGAAACTATCAATCAGCTGAAGACCCAGCGGGAGTTCATGCTGAGCTTTGCCCGAGACCCTCAGGGTTTCATCAATGATTGGCTTCAGTCCCAGTGCCGGGACCTCAAG ACCATGACCGATGTGGTGGGTAACCCAGAGGAAGAACGCCGAGCTGAGTTTTACTtccagccttgggctcaggaggCCGTGTGCCGATACTTCTACTCCAAG GTGCAGCAGAGACGACAAGAATTAGAGCAAGCCCTGGGAATCCGAAATACATAG
- the GPD1 gene encoding glycerol-3-phosphate dehydrogenase [NAD(+)], cytoplasmic isoform X1 — translation MAGKRVCIIGSGNWGSAIAKIVGGNAAQLSHFDPRVTMWVFEEDVGGRKLTEIINTQHENVKYLPGHKLPPNVVAVPDVVQAATDADILIFVVPHQFIGKICGQLKGHLKANAIGVSLIKGIDEGPKGLKLISEVIGEHLGIPMSVLMGANIANEVADDKFCETTIGCKDQTQGQLLKMLMQTPNFRITVVKEVDTVEICGALKNIVAVGAGFCDGLGFGDNTKAAVIRLGLMEMIAFAKLFCSGPVSCDTFLESCGVADLITTCYGGRNRKVAEAFARTGKSIEQLEKEMLNGQKLQGPLTARELHQVLKHKGMVDKFPLFMAVYKICYESQPVGEFIHCLQNHPEHL, via the exons ATGGCTGGCAAGCGAGTCTGCATTATAGGCTCCGGCAACTG gGGCTCAGCTATTGCCAAGATTGTGGGTGGCAATGCAGCCCAGCTGTCACACTTTGACCCACGGGTGACCATGTGGGTGTTTGAGGAAGATGTCGGGGGGAGAAAGCTGACAGAGATCATCAACACGCAGCACGAGAATGTCAAATACCTGCCAGGGCACAAGCTGCCCCCCAACGTG GTGGCTGTCCCAGACGTGGTCCAGGCTGCCACGGACGCTGACATCCTGATCTTTGTGGTGCCCCATCAGTTCATCGGCAAGATTTGTGGTCAGCTCAAGGGCCACCTGAAGGCAAATGCCATTGGTGTATCTCTTATTAAG GGGATAGACGAGGGCCCTAAGGGGCTGAAGCTCATCTCTGAAGTGATTGGGGAGCACCTTGGCATCCCCATGAGTGTGCTGATGGGGGCAAACATTGCCAACGAGGTGGCTGATGACAAGTTCTGTGAGACAACCATTG GCTGCAAGGACCAGACCCAAGGACAACTTCTGAAAATGCTGATGCAGACGCCCAATTTCCGCATCACAGTTGTAAAAGAGGTGGATACGGTGGAGATCTGTGGGGCCTTAAAG AATATAGTGGCCGTGGGGGCTGGCTTCTGTGACGGCCTGGGCTTTGGCGACAACACCAAGGCAGCAGTGATCCGACTGGGGCTCATGGAGATGATCGCCTTTGCCAAGCTCTTCTGCAGCGGCCCTGTGTCCTGTGACACCTTCCTGGAGAGCTGCGGTGTTGCTGACCTCATCACTACCTGCTACGGAGGGCGGAACCGAAAGGTGGCCGAGGCCTTCGCCCGCACAGGAAAG TCCATTGAGCAGCTGGAGAAAGAGATGCTGAATGGCCAGAAGCTGCAGGGGCCCCTGACAGCCCGGGAGCTGCACCAAGTCCTCAAGCACAAGGGCATGGTGGACAA GTTTCCTCTGTTCATGGCTGTGTACAAGATATGCTATGAGAGCCAGCCTGTGGGTGAATTCATCCATTGCTTGCAGAATCATCCAGAACATTTGTGA
- the SMARCD1 gene encoding SWI/SNF-related matrix-associated actin-dependent regulator of chromatin subfamily D member 1 isoform X1 encodes MAARAGFQSVAPSGGAGASGGAGAAAALGPGGTPGPPVRMGPAPGQGLYRSPMPGAAYPRPGMLPGSRMTPQGPSMGPPGYGGNPSVRPGLAQSGMDQSRKRPAPQQIQQVQQQAVQNRNHNAKKKKMADKILPQRIRELVPESQAYMDLLAFERKLDQTIMRKRLDIQEALKRPIKQKRKLRIFISNTFNPAKSDAEDGEGTVASWELRVEGRLLEDSALSKYDATKQKRKFSSFFKSLVIELDKDLYGPDNHLVEWHRTATTQETDGFQVKRPGDVNVRCTVLLMLDYQPPQFKLDPRLARLLGIHTQTRPVIIQALWQYIKTHKLQDPHEREFVICDKYLQQIFESQRMKFSEIPQRLHALLMPPEPIIINHVISVDPNDQKKTACYDIDVEVDDTLKTQMNSFLLSTASQQEIATLDNKIHETIETINQLKTQREFMLSFARDPQGFINDWLQSQCRDLKTMTDVVGNPEEERRAEFYFQPWAQEAVCRYFYSKVQQRRQELEQALGIRNT; translated from the exons ATGGCGGCCCGGGCGGGCTTCCAGTCTGTGGCTCCGAGCGGCGGCGCCGGAGCCTCCGGAGGGGCGGGCGCGGCCGCTGCCCTGGGTCCGGGCGGGACTCCGGGGCCTCCCGTGCGGATGGGCCCGGCGCCGGGTCAAGGGCTGTACCGCTCCCCGATGCCCGGAGCGGCCTATCCG AGACCAGGCATGCTGCCAGGCAGCCGAATGACACCTCAGGGACCTTCCATGGGACCCCCTGGCTATGGGGGGAACCCTTCAGTCCGACCTGGCCTGGCCCAGTCAGGGATGGACCAGTCCCGCAAGAGACCTGCACCTCAGCAGATACAGCAGGTCCAGCAGCAGGCGGTCCAAAATCGAAACCACAA tgcaaagaaaaagaagatggctGACAAAATTCTACCTCAAAGG ATTCGTGAACTGGTACCAGAATCCCAGGCCTATATGGATCTCTTGGCTTTTGAAAGGAAGCTGGACCAGACTATCATGAGGAAACGGCTAGATATCCAGGAGGCCTTGAAACGTCCCATTAAG CAAAAACGGAAGCTGcgaattttcatttctaacactTTCAACCCGGCTAAGTCAGATGCCGAGGATGGGGAAGGGACGGTGGCTTCCTGGGAGCTTCGGGTAGAAGGACGGCTCCTGGAGGAT tCAGCCTTGTCCAAATATGATGCCACCAAACAAAAGAGgaaattctcttccttttttaagtcCTTGGTGATCGAACTGGACAAAGACCTGTATGGGCCAGACAACCATCTGGTAGAA TGGCACAGGACCGCCACTACCCAGGAGACGGATGGCTTCCAGGTGAAACGGCCAGGAGATGTGAATGTACGGTGTACTGTCCTCCTGATGCTAGACTACCAG CCTCCCCAGTTTAAATTAGACCCTCGTCTGGCTCGGCTCCTGGGCATCCACACCCAGACCCGTCCAGTGATCATCCAAGCACTGTGGCAATATATTAAGACACATAAGCTCCAGGACCCTCATGAGCGGGAGTTTGTCATCTGTGACAAGTACCTCCAGCAG ATCTTTGAGTCTCAACGTATGAAGTTTTCAGAGATCCCTCAGCGGCTCCATGCCTTGCTTATGCCACCAGAGCCCATCATCATTAATCATGTCATCAG TGTTGACCCAAATGATCAGAAAAAGACTGCTTGTTATGACATCGATGTGGAAGTGGATGATACTTTGAAGACTCAGATGAATTCTTTCCTGCTATCTACCGCCAGCCAGCAGGAGATTGCTACTCTAGACAACAAG atCCATGAGACAATAGAAACTATCAATCAGCTGAAGACCCAGCGGGAGTTCATGCTGAGCTTTGCCCGAGACCCTCAGGGTTTCATCAATGATTGGCTTCAGTCCCAGTGCCGGGACCTCAAG ACCATGACCGATGTGGTGGGTAACCCAGAGGAAGAACGCCGAGCTGAGTTTTACTtccagccttgggctcaggaggCCGTGTGCCGATACTTCTACTCCAAG GTGCAGCAGAGACGACAAGAATTAGAGCAAGCCCTGGGAATCCGAAATACATAG